The Ornithodoros turicata isolate Travis chromosome 9, ASM3712646v1, whole genome shotgun sequence genome includes a region encoding these proteins:
- the LOC135368164 gene encoding uncharacterized protein LOC135368164 encodes MCGVGMSYERCERALCWFVVCLLLVEASGEDTDALDPKLPPPRDVTIDAVAEHSFTLHWKRPLPHPDKNVRLQGYRLSYAPAGRAGIGEEKAMMLPPVIQSKLVTQLKEGMEYAVVLSAIYPNIQAASAPKLSVHTPLPVNELPVGDDSYFEHKIKCNCSEEGMVACTRSVLQDVMCTCFPNYTGQWCQQCAPGFFRIGKLCTACPCSNLTSTGECDVVSPENRLEGDTKETVACRSCLPGHRGPLCRTCAAGYSWKEDRCQPINCRSFALCAQEKDSPGCEDCIFFDNSLPPVAQKSSEFLLGDGAMPLIAVLVTIGVLLVIAGAITCYRYRLKLRYRSQSPFWSIELREDKPPFDCQYQHLETTSNCVTQVDDDQVTRPTSPKEPPTLTTFKPPPET; translated from the exons agcTTCCGCCTCCGAGGGACGTGACGATTGACGCAGTGGCCGAGCACTCATTCACCCTGCACTGGAAGCGTCCCTTACCGCACCCGGATAAGAACGTTAGACTGCAGGGATACCGGCTCTCCTACGCACCAGCTGGACGGGCAGGCATTG GCGAAGAGAAGGCCATGATGCTTCCGCCGGTGATCCAGTCCAAGCTGGTGACGCAGCTGAAAGAAGGAATGGAATACGCAGTTGTGCTGTCCGCCATTTATCCCAACATTCAGGCGGCGTCCGCCCCCAAATTGAGCGTGCACACGCCGCTTCCCGTCAACGAGCTTCCCGTCGGGGATGACTCCTATTTCGAGCATAAAATCA AATGCAACTGTAGCGAAGAAGGCATGGTGGCCTGCACCCGTTCAGTCCTTCAGGACGTCATGTGCACCTGCTTCCCAAACTACACGGGCCAGTGGTGCCAACAGTGCGCTCCTGGGTTCTTCCGCATCGGTAAATTGTGCACGGCTTGTCCCTGCAGCAACCTGACGTCTACCGGCGAATGTGACGTCGTCAGCCCCGAAAATCGCCTCGAAGGCGACACCAAAGAGACTGTTGCGTGTCGCTCGTGCCTGCCCGGCCACCGTGGCCCGTTGTGCCGGACTTGCGCCGCGGGCTACAGCTGGAAGGAGGACCGCTGCCAGCCCATCAACTGCAGGAGTTTCGCCCTGTGTGCCCAGGAAAAAGACAGCCCGGGCTGCGAAGATTGTATTTTCTTCGACAACTCTTTGCCTCCTGTGGCGCAGAAAAGCTCAG AATTTTTACTGGGTGACGGTGCCATGCCGCTCATCGCCGTGCTAGTCACCATCGGTGTCCTCCTTGTTATAGCGGGGGCAATTACGTGCTACCGGTACCGGTTAAAACTCCGGTACCGGTCGCAGTCACCGTTTTGGAGCATCGAGCTCCGCGAAGACAAGCCACCCTTCGACTGCCAGTACCAGCACTTGGAGACGACGTCGAACTGCGTTACCCAAGTGGACGACGACCAGGTGACGCGGCCAACGTCACCCAAGGAGCCCCCAACGCTCACCACCTTCAAGCCACCACCTGAAACGTAG